The Plasmodium cynomolgi strain B DNA, chromosome 13, whole genome shotgun sequence DNA segment TatcttgttcatttttttttcgcgacTTGATATCCAACACCTGTACCTCCAATATGCATTTAACCAAATCGCACTTTCCAAGTATATAATCATTTAGCATTTCTTCATCATCCGATTGTTCACTtatgcccccttttgcatttccttcttcacatttctCGTACTCACTGGGGTCATAAACGTTACGCAGAATGTCCTCCGTCTTTGAAGTTGCTCCTCTCCCGTGTAGTTTTTCGTCCAAGGAATTGATATCATCTTTGAGCAGCTCCTCTAAGTACTTGTCGAAGTTTTTGTTGAACTGGGCTTCTTCCTCCGGGTCCGCTTCGTCTCCTCTGTGGTGTTTCTGTAGCGACTCCGACTGCTGATGCGATCgcgcttcttcttcgtcttcttcctgCGTCTCGTCTACATCATACAAAGGGCTGTTATCGTTTAGGATAAATTCGATGTCCTGCATCTCGGGGGCGTGTCGGGCGACGCCTCGGCAGTTCCCCTCGCCAGTGGTAGCTTCACTGGCAGTTCCCTGGCCGCTTTCCGCCTCACTGGCAGTTCCCTGGCCGCTTTCCGCCTCACTGGTAGTTCCCTGGCCGCTTTCTTTCTCCCGGTCGAAGAACTTGCCCTGGTTGCTCTTCAGAATGTCCTCCAGCTTCCGAAAGAAGCTGCGGCTCTTGAGCTTCTTAATTTCGGTGTAAATTACTTCCCTAAACTTGCTTATGCTTTCCTTGTCGATGTCCTTAACCTTGGCACTTTCTTCGCAGTTCTTTTGGTCCGCCACAGGGGGGAAGGAGTCAAAGTGCGCCTTGAACAGATCCACAGGGAGGTAGGCGGTtatgttctttttctcatttctggATAGTCCGATAAGAGACTCGTTAAGTCCCAAGGGGTTGTAATTCTCCTTCACCGTGATGACTTCACCATTCATGGAAATGACATCCATCGGAAGTTGATACCCTTCTTTGAAGTACTTTGTAAATTTAGagctttgcaaaaattcgTCATAGTATTTACACTCTTCCATGTCTTTCATATTTGTATCATTAAACAAcgtttcatcattttggagGGTACATTTCTCTGCCTTTTTCTCATCACACGTTTCTTCGCTGTTAATAAATTCTTCTTCAGTTTTGTCGATATCGATAAGTTCTTTAATTCTATCTCGGCTCTTCAGTGCTTCATTAAGTGTTGTATCATCGGAGGCTTCTTCTTGGCTACTTTTCTCTCCACGTGtttccaatttgtttgtCACTTCTCCCTCAAAGCCACACATATCACTGTGGTACTCATTACTCGAATTGTATACCCACCCCCTGCACACATTAACATAAACATCGTCATTCCAATCCACCTTATGATTTTCATCTACATTTATTAtaacttcattttctttttccttttcattttttatcacctttAAGAATTCCCTAAAAGTGCTACCTTTTTCGTAAGGAGGAATTTCTACCTTCATTGGTAACCCTACATACgatttgttaaattttatttttggaaatttatCAACTAAGAAAGTTAAATACACATcgttaaatttgttaatggTTAAATGgttaatattatttgtaaGTCTTGGGGATCCAATCAAATGTaggttcttcattttttgataaaCCCTAATTATGTCATCATTCACATACTTGAGGAAAATATCTAGATAGTCTTCTttcttaatataattaattaagTTGTTAATTGGTACGTCTTTCAAATAGGCATATTcgtatttattttccttaagTTTATTTTGCCTATACTGTTTTACGCACATATCATAGTAGTGTTCCCTCAGACTGCCTTTGATGTGTACCTTCAGTTGAACTTCGCTGCGTTCATTGTCTTCATCGATATACTCGATGGTGAGCAGTTCTTTTTGCAAGTGTTCTGTAAGcctttgtcttttttctctttctgcCGCGGACCCGTCTTGGTCTGTCCCCGCGACGAGGCGTTTGCCATCCCGCCCATTTTGATGAGCCTCCCTCTGTACACCATCCGTCTGCACAGCGTCCGTCTGTA contains these protein-coding regions:
- a CDS encoding hypothetical protein (putative); amino-acid sequence: MVAKLGGPPKVFLLVCFILQHIDAILHLSNGHVNHEKGRSKLSMSFKGRQDIVTGKRGSRFSARGDKYAKQDGQRTKWRFCAGEVWEKKRKFGSRLAMGEAGKEDTPPEEAVQRGGVQRDVVQRDVVQRDVVQRDVVQRGGVQRDGVQTDGVQRDVVQRDGVQTDAVQTDAVQTDGVQREAHQNGRDGKRLVAGTDQDGSAAEREKRQRLTEHLQKELLTIEYIDEDNERSEVQLKVHIKGSLREHYYDMCVKQYRQNKLKENKYEYAYLKDVPINNLINYIKKEDYLDIFLKYVNDDIIRVYQKMKNLHLIGSPRLTNNINHLTINKFNDVYLTFLVDKFPKIKFNKSYVGLPMKVEIPPYEKGSTFREFLKVIKNEKEKENEVIINVDENHKVDWNDDVYVNVCRGWVYNSSNEYHSDMCGFEGEVTNKLETRGEKSSQEEASDDTTLNEALKSRDRIKELIDIDKTEEEFINSEETCDEKKAEKCTLQNDETLFNDTNMKDMEECKYYDEFLQSSKFTKYFKEGYQLPMDVISMNGEVITVKENYNPLGLNESLIGLSRNEKKNITAYLPVDLFKAHFDSFPPVADQKNCEESAKVKDIDKESISKFREVIYTEIKKLKSRSFFRKLEDILKSNQGKFFDREKESGQGTTSEAESGQGTASEAESGQGTASEATTGEGNCRGVARHAPEMQDIEFILNDNSPLYDVDETQEEDEEEARSHQQSESLQKHHRGDEADPEEEAQFNKNFDKYLEELLKDDINSLDEKLHGRGATSKTEDILRNVYDPSEYEKCEEGNAKGGISEQSDDEEMLNDYILGKCDLVKCILEVQVLDIKSRKKNEQDMNDYVKKKYNKTIDELHDEVEERAMKDIQNKCVDQRRMEAYKKLMEISSLNVPTTLFRAQGKILYNSYLKKKKMQSSENDKNEKVLSFEEFINKSQKEIYDQVKFSFIVKTIFQNAKLKVNYDDVIKDVLKTLLKTPTNNVQSLIKKIHTIHQAQCVLDFVSVNGDLSFTTNNNSSVNFSVTMKKGSNYTKEEFLNADEELEDAQAGPRTGEVSPSRKSPPCDEGRGGIKDTCGNTPNGGDQKGKQKIFNFTDESNFVVENKKENSEQVELEYFTFKKGANYTRYFEEKYKKK